The following is a genomic window from Oscarella lobularis chromosome 2, ooOscLobu1.1, whole genome shotgun sequence.
acgacgcgagCGCGAGCCCAATCGACGCGGCCGCACGCcgaacgccgtcgattcgctcGTCGAGACGCTGTGAACGACTTCGCCCttgagaacgacgccgaaaaatcCCTCGccgagaacgtcgagaagCGTGAGATCTTCGGGATCGAGTTCCCATTCGTCGGGCGGCTccgacggcgcgacgaccGGATCGAAGCGCGGCGGACGATAGTTCGACAATTCGAGCTGATGAATGCGATCCTCGTACGCCGTCTTCTCGCTTCGGACGCaacgaacggcgacggcgacggcgacggcgacggcgaagacgagagcGCACGTGACGAACGCGATGATcagaaaatttgacgtcgcggcggatttcttttctagaaaATCCCGTCGTatgcaagaaaaacaaacgcgTCGCGAAACGCTCCACCCAAAGTCGCGTGTTCTTTCGTGACGTAGTCACTTGTCCAGCCTCCTGCACTGACAGCTTTCACCTGTGTGGTGGGGGACGTTGTCCCACTGGCAAAAAATCCCATTTTTTTATCTCGTTACCATCACTTGATATAGCGTCGCTCCTTTTAAATTCTCGATCTCGTATTGACGAACGTCCTAAATACAATCTAAATTTAAATGTACTCCTCTTTAGCGACTAGTCTGTTTCACCTGATCTATTTGTTTAGTTTCCCTGTTCTAAATACACGAAATTAGACGTTCCTTTGCGTTGGAAACCGTGTCTTCCTTTACCTTTGAATTGTTCGCTCTTCTGCCCTCGTTCTTGGCCGTTTGATCGATGGGAAAGTAGGCGATTTCAAATCCGACAACAGGAAATGCATGCTGTTCGTTGAccttgtcgacgtcgaaattccaCGTGACAAGcaaattcgtcgttccagACACCgtttgaacgacgacgtcttcgggCGACGGAGGAATAACAGCTTGAAAAGTTAAAATTTATCATTACTTAAACAAAACAACAAGTTTGCTTACGAgtcgtgaagaaaaagagatcgGATTGACCTTTAATACTAAAGTCATTAGGAACGAAAGTTCTAACCTagatcaattaatcaataattaattaattattaatttcgTTCGCGTGGCATCTTACAGTAACTTGATAAAATCGGTTTGCCGCGATTTCGTATTCAAACACATAAGCTTTATTCTTTCCATACACGTATGCACCCCTGAAAATATCAACAGGGTACGACataatttcttctttcatcGACAAGATCAGTTTGTATTCGCTGACGATGAGACTAGGAGCATTTTCCCACGTCACCGTGAGCATGTacgttcccgtcgtcgcATTGAGCGTGCGAGTTTCGATCAAGTTGATGCGATTGTATTGCGTCactaaaacgaaaaagacgtggAGGAAAAGCGCGTCTCTCGCTGCTTCGCGTCTCACGTACAGCAGCGAGGATTAACTAAAAAGATTCGTTAAATTTTATAGTCGAGTCCGTTATTCGTTCGTGCCACGCGTTACCGTCTGGAGTCTTCAAAACCAATTGCGAgctgattttatttttgggTATGGCAGGTTTGCGAGAGCCCGCTACCATCTATACACGCAGTTAGAACTACAGAAACTACGCCTTCAATACTAATTTTAATAATACTAGGGTCTcctccctcccccccccccccccccaacGTACGTGGATCAGTATATTGCAGTCCGGCTTCAATTGATCCAAGACGAGTTCGGTCTCGTTCTATAGTGACTTCAAACTGAGCTTTTCCTTTGCCATCTCATTCTGACCTTTCGAATGTAATAGATCCGATTTGGCACTGACGGGACTCCTTCGCAGTGCGATAGGACCGTAGCAACGTAGCAAAAATCGCCCGtcagcgccgtcgtcggattcCACCGAAtcgttcgcttcgcttcCGAGCTGTAACAATTCTGATTCCATTCGTAAGCGTCATTCAAATCCTTATTGAACGGTCGACCGACGTTGATTAGGACGGTACGAGACTGGCTGCCGCAGTAAGACGGCACGCTACAGTCGACGCACCAAGACCCGCAACTGTCGACCGGAACATCCAActctaataaataaataaataaataaataaataaataaataaataaataaattattatttataacGTACGTTTGCTTGAAAAAGCAAGGCTTCCTACATAATCAGCGTAGCTGTGATTATTGACTGCTTCCGCGTACAAAACGTACATGGCATTGCACGCGAGCTGAGGCCGCAGACGAGAAAAGGGTATAAATCGTCGctaaaaaatgcaaaaaaataaCTAAATAACGACCTAAACAGAGCGTGACTGTTTACGTCTGAAACGAGAACAAACGTGGCAGGCCACGTATATGAGCTGTACCCCCCAGAACCCCGTATATACTTCGCGTCGACCCGAGCGACGCGCAACAAATATATAACGGGATAGTTCTTTTCCCGTTTCCGTTTATTATATAGCACGTCGTTCTTGTGATGAATGATAATCTCCTCCGTCGTGAAGTTGAATTCCACGCTCTTGATTTGCGACGGTAAGGGACCCGAACGataaactaaaaaaatatcgaagaaaagaagacgggATTATTTTTccatcgtcgcgtcgctttcgtaCTTTCCTTATTCATGAACGTGCACGAATCTTCGCATATGTGGAGTTGTTTCTGCGAGCACGTGTTCGTAAGAAAGAAGCCGGAAGCGGAAGCGGAAAGTCTAACcgaattcaatttcttctcggcGCAATACGAATGACAATAGGACGCGTTGACAAACGCTTTTCTGTCCGCGTAGCAGGGAATCGCGCACTGGAAaaacgttcgacgacaaaaaaaagttaaaaaatagaaacagCAAAAGCACCCTCCGGAAAAAAAACCCGAACGCGAACCCATTTCCTGCAAGTCTTCGATCGCGGTCTTACCGTTTCGCACGACGAGTCGCAGTAGTACGGTTCGGAGAGCTGCGcacgagagaagaaaatcatgAGAAAATAGAGGGCCCCCGCGGCCGGtgcgatcgatcgcgacgtcCACGAGTATACAAAAGGAACGATAGACTATTGGGAAATTAGAAGCGGAGACGCGCCCATCCATAATGGATGAGCGCTTATACAAATAACGAAGACGGTTTGCATTGCAGGCGGGCACGAGGCGAGAAGCGAGGAGGCCGGGCGTTGTCCTACGTTTGTGCCTTCACGTGTCTTGTAGCAGTTTGCGACGCACATAGCGAGTTTTCTCTCCAACTCTATTTGGTCGAGGGCGCGAGACTGTCCGGcgagcagcagaagaaggaATAAGGCGGCCAAAGCGACCATGGCG
Proteins encoded in this region:
- the LOC136183395 gene encoding uncharacterized protein; protein product: MVALAALFLLLLLAGQSRALDQIELERKLAMCVANCYKTREGTNLSEPYYCDSSCETCAIPCYADRKAFVNASYCHSYCAEKKLNSKQLHICEDSCTFMNKEIYRSGPLPSQIKSVEFNFTTEEIIIHHKNDVLYNKRKREKNYPVIYLLRVARVDAKYIRGSGGYSSYTWPATFVLVSDRRFIPFSRLRPQLACNAMYVLYAEAVNNHSYADYVGSLAFSSKQLDVPVDSCGSWCVDCSVPSYCGSQSRTVLINVGRPFNKDLNDAYEWNQNCYSSEAKRTIRWNPTTALTGDFCYVATVLSHCEGVPSVPNRIYYIRKNETELVLDQLKPDCNILIHMVAGSRKPAIPKNKISSQLVLKTPDVNPRCLTQYNRINLIETRTLNATTGTYMLTVTWENAPSLIVSEYKLILSMKEEIMSYPVDIFRGAYVYGKNKAYVFEYEIAANRFYQVTVRTFVPNDFSIKGQSDLFFFTTPVIPPSPEDVVVQTVSGTTNLLVTWNFDVDKVNEQHAFPVVGFEIAYFPIDQTAKNEGRRANNSKNRETKQIDQDVRQYEIENLKGATLYQVMVKAVSAGGWTSDYVTKEHATLEKKSAATSNFLIIAFVTCALVFAVAVAVAVAVRCVRSEKTAYEDRIHQLELSNYRPPRFDPVVAPSEPPDEWELDPEDLTLLDVLGEGFFGVVLKGEVVHSVSTSESTAFGVRPRRLGSRSRRLVTMRSKGSVSTVKTVVACKMLKEEGSTIDDQMELVKEVQLMKKIGQHKHIVSMLACITRSHPLCLIVEYCANGDLQAYLRASRSSWTSVESQEKQRVAHATEALEDAAGSCMNLASDDATTAVVLGANVAVAASVALPAASALAPPPPIHPGQSHHSSICNLVDGKEEEDARLAPTDLLSFCRQIASGMDYLSDKGLIHRDLACRNVLVDIGKLVKISDFGLTRAVYQDASYTQTKRTRLPLKWMSIEAITDRVFTSACDVWSFGVVMWEICTLGGFPYPTISNERLLHRLRRGYRMEKPDNCSDDLYAMMIQCWHPDPVFRPKFSVLVSALDQMLEAGQPSTYIDLNFSATNSFWTTDETSLMSESDSKAGFALPSFAFDTNIPVIREEENAKDNENENDFEDVFLPDASPTDDGGYLDPTRFVGACVMKEDKAGYLEPETIAWK